ACCTGGGGAACTTGACCTTCTTCCCAGATTTTATAATTATCTCTTCCTCCTGGAGCCACATCAAATATCACCATCACATCTGGTGCTACTCGTAGCCGGGGGAAACCTTGAGCATAGTAGAGAAACTGGTCTGCTAGGACTGTCGCCTGTCTACCATTGAGGTATTGTTTTATGACTTCTAGCGTCGTCAGAATTGCGTAGAGATGTAGGTAGGTTTCAGCCAAGGGTTCACCATCTGAACTAGGATATTCGATACGGGGATTGACTATTTTGATGCTGGTAGTCATCGCTATTTCCTCCTAGGGTAGGTTATCAGGATCTATGCCCTGCGATCGCAAATATTCTGCTAATTTATCCGCCCGTTGGCGTTCTTGTTCTGCGCGTTGGCGTTCAAGTTCTGCGCGTTGGCTTTCTTGTCGGGCGCGTTGGCGTTCTTGTTGCGCCCGTTCTGCCAAAGTTGGCAACCAACCATCAGCATTATACCAACGTAACCATAAACCTGTGGTCTGCTGATAAGTACCTTCCCATAGCCCTAATCCTAGTTCTAAATCTGACAACCAAAAACGGTTTTCTGTGATGGAAATTGCCTCATAATGAGTGCCTATAATTTGAAAAGCGCGTAAATTATTTTCATAGCGGTCATAAACAACATAGTAAGGAATCCGCAAAATTATTTCATAGACTTCCCACTTTGTCGGTGGTTGATTCACCTCCCGCAATGTTTTTCCTAAGTCATCTTGTTCTGTTCCTGGTGACAGTAATTCAACTACTAAAAATGGATCAACTCCTTCTTGCCAAACAAGGTAACTCAAGCGTAAGTCTTGCAGTTGATTAGCACCAGGAACACCCAAAACGAGATACCAATCTGGGCGCTTATACCACAAAGGATGACGAGGATCATAATACAAGTTTAAATCGCTAGCAAGTAAAATTTCTTCACGGGAATATTGAGGAGGCTGACAAGTTTCACTGAGTAACTCAGCCTGAATGCGGTGAAATTCATCTGGCAACCCTGATTCTCCTATTAATTCACTGGGTAAATCATACATCGTCGGTAGGGTTTCATGCGGTGGACGCGGTGGATTGGGTTGATACATGGTGGGGATTGGGGGTTGGGGGTTGGGGATTGGGGATTGGGGATTGGGAAATTAGCGATCGCCTTCCAACCCAAATATTTTGATTTAATTTTAATGTTAGGTTAGTGGTCATTTGTCAATTCTTATTTTTCCCTTATCCCTCAATCCTTTAAATCTCTGACAGAAGGGTCACGCATTCCGGTAAACTGAGATTTGGTTTATTGCGTTGTAAGTAGGCATGGAAATCGGACAAAAGGTTAAGGTGTATCGTTTGCGCGATCGCGTCTCTGGCCGTATCGTGAACAAACTCGGAGCAGTGGGTACTATCGCAGGCTACAAAGTCACCGATGGTAGCGGTGTTGGTGTGGTGGTCAAGTTTGACGACAATTTTTCGACTTGGTTTTTTGATGATGAAATCAAACCCGTGCAATAGAGTCAGGACTTACGCTAGTGTCACAATTTGTCCAGATTTTATGTAGCAGAACTCAAGACAGAAGCTTTCATGATTGACCAAGTGCTAAGTTGGAGTTGAAAACACCGGCGGTAATTGGAATAAATTAAGTAATGTCTCTGATATTGACATTTTTGGGCAAAAGCGGCACCGCTCGTACCAAAATAGCGATCGCCGCCGCCAAATTGTTGGCTAGCCAAGGGAAGCGCGTACTCCTAGCAGGACATGCAGAACCAGCATTACCCATCCTGCTAGGTACTACCTTAACTGCAGACCCCCAGGAAATTGCTCCCAATTTGCAGGTCGTACAGTTCCAAGCATCTGTACTCCTAGAACGCAACTGGGAAGAAGCCAAAAAACTTGAGGCGCAATACCTCCGCACGCCCATCTTTAAAGAGGTTTTTGGTCAAGAACTGGTAGTATTACCAGGAATGGACAGCGCCCTCGCCTTGAATGCTATTCGCGAATATGATGCCAGTGGCAAATATGACGCGATTGTTTACAATGGCACTGGTGATTCTACCACCCTGCGGATGTTAGGGATGCCAGAATCTCTGAGTTGGTATGTGCGGCGATTTCGGCAATTATTTGTTAACTCTGATTTAGGAAAGGCAATTGCAGAATCACCCTTGATTCAACCACTAATTAGCTCCTTTTTCAATTTCAATTGGACTACAGATAACTTCGCCCAACCTACCAACCAAATCAACAATTTTTTAGAAAAGGGTAAAGCAGCCCTTGCTGACCCCAAGCGCGTTGCAGCCTTTTTGGTGACTACCTCAGAGCCAATTGAAATCGCCAGTACCCGTTATTTATGGGGTAGCGCTCAACAAGTTGGTCTGACTGTAGGTGGCGTGCTTCAAGTGTCTGATGATACAAATGTCAGCCTAAAAGAAGAATTTATCCCCCTCAGCGTGAGTGTCATTCCTGACACTCCAACCGGAGATTGGGAACCGCTAATTGACGCCCTACCCAACTTTGTCGAACAAGCAGTACAAGCTCCTAAACCAATTGACATCGATGTCCACAATCAGCAGGTACGCTTATTCTTACCTGGATTCGACAAAAAACAGGTCAAACTCACCCAATATGGACCAGAAGTCACTGTGGAAGCAGGCGACCAGCGTCGCAATATCCTCCTACCCCCAGCTTTGAGTGGTAGACGTGTCGCTGGTGCGAAATTTCAGCAGAATTATTTGATAATTTCCTTCTAATTGAGTTGGGAGTTGGGAGTTGGGAGTTGGGAGTTGGGAGTTGGGAGTTAGGAGTTGGGAGTTAGGAGTTAGGAGTTAGGAGTTGGGAGTTAGGAGTTATTTCCTAGTAATGCTACATCTTGATTCTTCTTAGTTTTCTTTTTCAATGATCGAATGAACTCACGGATGATATCCGATTGAGTTCTATCGACTGCATCACAGTAGTTGTTTAAAATTTGTCTTTCCTCGTCAGTAATCCTGACGTTCAAATTGTTTTTACCCATTGTTACGTAGCCAAAATACCGTTACTACTTAAGTTTAAATCAAACTTAAAACAAAGTATTCCTCATAAGTAAGTCGGCGCGAAAAACAAAACTATATTACGAAATATAAATATGTCTCAAATTTTCACCAATGACCAATGACCAATGACAAATGACGACCAAAGCTAGTACGGTAGGACTGACGCATTGACAAAAAACACAAAATATGTGGCTACAAAAAACCGGAGATGTCGTAGGGGTTTAGCATTGCTAAACCCCGAGAACGCGGGTCTGTTTACCATCAAAGTAATAATTAATCAAAGCCTGAAACAACGTATTTTGGTAAAAGCATACCATGCCAAATTTGTACAGTGCGTAAGTCCTATACGGTTTATTTGCGCCGACCTACTTAACAGAAGATATATCAGGACTTACTTCCGTGTCACATTTAAAGAATGGTGCGTGACGCCACAAGTCTTGTGACTACGTACAATAATAATCGCAGCGTCACGCACCCTACGATTATTATTGTTTGTGCCCCCAGAGTAGGTCATATATTCAGAGTTTTGCTCAAGCGTAATACCATGTAGGAAAATAAGATTTGTTAATTCACATCACTCATAACTCCTCATTCATAACTCCTGAGTATTTAATTAACTTATGTCTGATTCAACCCCCATTAACCCAAATTCCCACCCTGCTGAGGCTATCGACTCAGTAGCAATTAATTCCCCTGATGGAGCCACTGTCACGAGCGATCGCACTGGGAAAACTCGGCAGATGCTAGGCATGAAAGGTGCTGCAACTGGCGAAACCTCAATTTGGAAAATCCGCTTGCAGCTGATGAAGCCGATTACGTGGATTCCCTTAATCTGGGGTGTAGTTTGTGGCGCAGCTTCTTCTGGTAACTATATCTGGAGCCTAGAAAATGTCCTCAAAGCAGCGCTTTGTATGTTGCTGTCTGGACCGCTGCTGACTGGTTATACCCAAACCCTCAATGATTACTATGATCGCGAAATAGACGC
The Gloeotrichia echinulata CP02 DNA segment above includes these coding regions:
- a CDS encoding ArsA family ATPase, encoding MSLILTFLGKSGTARTKIAIAAAKLLASQGKRVLLAGHAEPALPILLGTTLTADPQEIAPNLQVVQFQASVLLERNWEEAKKLEAQYLRTPIFKEVFGQELVVLPGMDSALALNAIREYDASGKYDAIVYNGTGDSTTLRMLGMPESLSWYVRRFRQLFVNSDLGKAIAESPLIQPLISSFFNFNWTTDNFAQPTNQINNFLEKGKAALADPKRVAAFLVTTSEPIEIASTRYLWGSAQQVGLTVGGVLQVSDDTNVSLKEEFIPLSVSVIPDTPTGDWEPLIDALPNFVEQAVQAPKPIDIDVHNQQVRLFLPGFDKKQVKLTQYGPEVTVEAGDQRRNILLPPALSGRRVAGAKFQQNYLIISF
- a CDS encoding DUF2862 domain-containing protein yields the protein MEIGQKVKVYRLRDRVSGRIVNKLGAVGTIAGYKVTDGSGVGVVVKFDDNFSTWFFDDEIKPVQ
- a CDS encoding Uma2 family endonuclease; protein product: MYQPNPPRPPHETLPTMYDLPSELIGESGLPDEFHRIQAELLSETCQPPQYSREEILLASDLNLYYDPRHPLWYKRPDWYLVLGVPGANQLQDLRLSYLVWQEGVDPFLVVELLSPGTEQDDLGKTLREVNQPPTKWEVYEIILRIPYYVVYDRYENNLRAFQIIGTHYEAISITENRFWLSDLELGLGLWEGTYQQTTGLWLRWYNADGWLPTLAERAQQERQRARQESQRAELERQRAEQERQRADKLAEYLRSQGIDPDNLP